The region CGATAGGCTTCGGACGACTGAAAGAATTTTGAGGTACCTCTAATGACAAGAATCGAGGCGGCAAGAAAAGGAATTGTGACTGAAGAGTTCAGGAGGGTGGCATCCTCCGAAACTGTCAGCGTCGAAGACCTTGTATCGGACATCGCAGAGGGGAGGATGGTAATACCGGTTAACGCCCGCCGCACGATCGAACCTCTTGGCGTAGGGAAGGGTCTCCGCGTGAAGGTGAACGCGAACATCGGGACTTCGAGAGACAGGGTATCGCTCGAAGAAGAGAGGGAGAAACTGAAGGCGCTTGTCAAATACGGCGCTGACGCGGTCATGGACCTCTCGACAGGAGGGCCGATAAGGGAAATACGGAGCATCCTCTTACAGGAATCGCCTATCGCGGTCGGAACGGTCCCGATTTATGAGGCTGTTGTGATGGCGGCCGAAAGATATAAGATGATAGCGAAGATGACCGTTGATGAGCTCTTCTCAGTCATCGAGAAACAGGCCGAGGAAGGCGTTGATTTCATAACGGTCCATTCGGGCCTCACGAGAAAGGCGATCGAACGTCTGAAATCCGAAGGCAGGGTGCTTGACATCGTGTCCAGGGGCGGCTCCTTTCTCCTCGAGTGGATGATATACAACGACAAGGAAAACCCGCTCTACGAGCATTACGACCGGCTGCTCGAAATCTCTAAGAAATACGATCTCACCCTCAGCCTCGGCGACGGACTGAGGCCGGGCTGTCTCGCTGATGCGACTGACAGGGCGCAGATAGAGGAACTTCTCACAATCGGTGAACTGCATGATATCGCGCTGAAAGAGGGAGTACAGACGATCATAGAAGGCCCGGGTCATGTGCCCCTGAACCAGGTCGAATTGAATATAAGGATCCAGAAGGAGATATGCAAGGGGGCGCCCTTCTATGTGCTCGGCCCCCTCGTGACAGACATCGCCATGGGCTACGATCACATAGCCGCCTCGATAGGAGGCGCGGTGGCAGGCGCCGCAGGAGCTGACTTCCTCTGCTATGTCACCCCCGCGGAGCATA is a window of Thermodesulfovibrionales bacterium DNA encoding:
- the thiC gene encoding phosphomethylpyrimidine synthase ThiC, whose protein sequence is MTRIEAARKGIVTEEFRRVASSETVSVEDLVSDIAEGRMVIPVNARRTIEPLGVGKGLRVKVNANIGTSRDRVSLEEEREKLKALVKYGADAVMDLSTGGPIREIRSILLQESPIAVGTVPIYEAVVMAAERYKMIAKMTVDELFSVIEKQAEEGVDFITVHSGLTRKAIERLKSEGRVLDIVSRGGSFLLEWMIYNDKENPLYEHYDRLLEISKKYDLTLSLGDGLRPGCLADATDRAQIEELLTIGELHDIALKEGVQTIIEGPGHVPLNQVELNIRIQKEICKGAPFYVLGPLVTDIAMGYDHIAASIGGAVAGAAGADFLCYVTPAEHIRLPNIDDVIEGVIALKIAAHAADIAKGTPGAIERDRRMAECRKRLDWNGQIANSLNPDKVRKWRAEVPPSEQEVCSMCGEFCAIRTVEKALHGEHP